In Streptomyces chartreusis NRRL 3882, the following are encoded in one genomic region:
- a CDS encoding NAD(P)H-dependent flavin oxidoreductase yields METALTRLTGVRHPLVQTGMGWVAGPRLVSATANAGALGILASATMTLDRLRAAVREVRARTDAPFGVNLRADAADAGDRVRILIEEGVRVASFALAPSRELIGELKEAGVVVMPTVGARRHAEKVAGWGADAVLVQGTEGGGHTGEVATTVLLPQVVNAVDIPVVAAGGFFDGRGLVAALAYGAAGIAMGTRFLLTSDSTVPEAVKARYLAATVRDVTVTRAVDGLPHRMLRTELVDALEDAGRVTALFHATRRASRFRRLSGLTWRRMVRDGLALRHGKDLTWSQVLLAANTPMLLKASMVDGRTDLGVMASGQVAGVIDDLPSCAELVERIMEEAEDTRRRLTASR; encoded by the coding sequence ATGGAGACGGCGCTGACCCGGCTGACCGGGGTCCGTCATCCCCTCGTGCAGACCGGGATGGGCTGGGTGGCGGGGCCGCGTCTGGTCTCCGCCACGGCGAACGCGGGCGCTCTGGGCATCCTGGCCTCCGCGACGATGACGCTCGACCGGTTGCGCGCGGCCGTCCGGGAGGTCCGGGCCCGTACCGACGCGCCGTTCGGGGTGAACCTGCGCGCCGACGCGGCGGACGCCGGCGACCGGGTGCGGATCCTGATCGAGGAGGGCGTCCGGGTCGCCTCCTTCGCCCTGGCCCCCTCCCGGGAGCTGATCGGCGAGCTCAAGGAGGCCGGGGTGGTCGTCATGCCGACGGTGGGGGCGCGGCGGCACGCCGAGAAGGTCGCCGGGTGGGGCGCGGACGCGGTCCTCGTGCAGGGCACGGAGGGCGGCGGGCACACCGGCGAGGTGGCCACGACGGTGCTGCTGCCGCAGGTGGTCAACGCCGTGGACATACCGGTCGTGGCGGCGGGCGGGTTCTTCGACGGGCGGGGACTGGTCGCGGCTCTGGCCTACGGCGCGGCGGGTATCGCCATGGGCACGAGGTTCCTGCTCACCTCGGACTCGACGGTGCCGGAGGCGGTGAAGGCGCGGTACCTGGCGGCGACGGTGCGGGACGTGACGGTCACCCGGGCGGTGGACGGGCTGCCGCATCGCATGCTGCGCACGGAGCTGGTGGACGCGCTGGAGGACGCGGGCCGGGTGACAGCCCTGTTCCATGCGACGCGCAGGGCGTCCCGCTTCCGGCGGCTGTCCGGCCTCACCTGGCGTCGCATGGTCCGCGACGGCCTCGCCCTCCGGCACGGCAAGGACCTGACCTGGAGCCAGGTCCTGCTCGCCGCCAACACACCGATGCTGCTCAAGGCGTCCATGGTGGACGGCCGTACGGATCTGGGCGTGATGGCGTCCGGGCAGGTCGCCGGAGTGATCGACGACCTGCCCTCGTGCGCGGAGCTGGTGGAGCGGATCATGGAGGAGGCCGAGGACACCCGCCGGCGTCTCACAGCCTCTCGATGA
- a CDS encoding CoA-transferase subunit beta, with the protein MTRVSRAEYCVIACAEAWRGDGEVLASPMGLIPSVGARLARLTFAPDLLLTDGEALLVRPDGTTEGWLPYRQHLALVTGGRRHVMMGASQIDRFGNQNISCIGDWERPRRQLLGVRGAPVNTLNHPTSYWIPRHSRRVFVERVDLVCGVGYDHAAGARHHRIPRVVSDLGVFDFATPDRSMRLASLHPGVTVEQVREATGFELSVPDEVPPTREPTAEELRLIREVVDPAAARTREVAA; encoded by the coding sequence ATGACGCGCGTCAGCCGCGCGGAGTACTGCGTGATCGCGTGCGCCGAGGCCTGGCGGGGCGACGGTGAGGTGCTCGCGAGCCCCATGGGGCTGATCCCCTCCGTCGGCGCCCGCCTCGCCCGGCTCACCTTCGCGCCGGACCTGCTGCTGACCGACGGCGAGGCGCTGCTGGTCCGCCCGGACGGGACGACGGAGGGCTGGCTGCCGTACCGGCAGCATCTGGCCCTGGTCACCGGAGGCCGGCGGCACGTGATGATGGGCGCGAGCCAGATCGACCGGTTCGGCAACCAGAACATCTCCTGCATCGGCGACTGGGAGCGGCCGCGGCGGCAGCTGCTCGGGGTGCGCGGGGCACCGGTCAACACCCTCAACCATCCGACCAGTTACTGGATCCCCAGGCACTCCCGGCGGGTTTTCGTCGAGCGGGTCGACCTGGTCTGCGGAGTCGGGTACGACCACGCCGCCGGGGCGCGTCACCACCGCATCCCGCGGGTCGTCTCCGACCTGGGTGTCTTCGACTTCGCCACCCCGGACCGTTCGATGCGGCTGGCCTCGCTGCACCCGGGGGTCACGGTGGAGCAGGTCAGGGAGGCGACGGGCTTCGAGCTGAGCGTCCCGGACGAGGTGCCGCCGACCCGCGAGCCGACCGCCGAGGAGCTCCGGCTGATCCGCGAGGTCGTCGACCCGGCCGCCGCTCGTACCAGGGAGGTCGCCGCGTGA
- a CDS encoding CoA transferase subunit A, with protein MSDKTMTVDEAVSRLSSGMTLGIGGWGSRRKPMALVRALLRSRITDLTIVSYGGPDIGMLAAAGRIRKLVTAFVTLDSIPLEPHYRAARERGAFDLTEIDEAMFMWGLHAAANRLPFLPVRAGIGSDVMRVNPGLRTVTSPYEDGETFVAMPALRLDAALVHVNRADRLGNGQYLGPDPYFDDLFCEAADTAYVSCERIVDTAELTKAAPPQTLLLKRHTVTGVVEAPNGAHFTSCAPDYGRDEAFQKTYATTPWSQFAARFLAGDEQAYQSAVGEGT; from the coding sequence GTGAGTGACAAGACGATGACGGTCGACGAGGCCGTGTCCCGCCTGTCCAGCGGCATGACCCTCGGCATCGGCGGCTGGGGCTCGCGCCGCAAGCCGATGGCCCTGGTGAGAGCACTGCTCCGATCCCGGATCACCGATCTCACGATCGTCTCGTACGGCGGCCCGGACATCGGCATGCTGGCCGCCGCCGGGCGGATCCGGAAGCTGGTCACGGCCTTCGTCACCCTGGACTCGATCCCCCTGGAGCCGCACTACCGCGCGGCCCGCGAGCGTGGGGCCTTCGACCTGACGGAGATCGACGAGGCGATGTTCATGTGGGGCCTGCACGCGGCGGCGAACCGGCTGCCGTTCCTGCCCGTGCGGGCCGGCATCGGCTCGGACGTGATGCGGGTCAACCCCGGCCTGCGGACGGTCACTTCGCCGTACGAGGACGGGGAGACGTTCGTGGCGATGCCCGCCCTGCGGCTCGACGCGGCCCTGGTGCACGTCAACCGCGCCGACCGGCTGGGAAACGGGCAGTACCTGGGCCCGGACCCGTACTTCGACGACCTGTTCTGCGAGGCGGCGGACACGGCGTACGTCAGCTGCGAACGGATCGTCGACACGGCCGAGTTGACGAAGGCGGCACCGCCGCAGACCCTGCTGCTCAAGCGGCACACGGTGACAGGCGTCGTGGAGGCCCCGAACGGGGCGCACTTCACGTCCTGCGCACCCGACTACGGCCGGGACGAGGCCTTCCAGAAGACGTACGCGACGACACCCTGGTCTCAGTTCGCGGCCCGCTTCCTCGCCGGGGACGAGCAGGCGTACCAGTCGGCCGTCGGGGAGGGGACATGA
- a CDS encoding enoyl-CoA hydratase family protein: protein MGVSTSCVEKGIAVVTVDFPPVNALPVAGWFALADAVRAAGRDPEVRCVVLRAEGRGFNAGVDIKEIQNDPNGALIGANHACAEAFAAVYDCAVPVVAAVHGFCLGGGIGLVGNADVIVASEDAVFGLPELDRGALGAATHLARLVPQHLMRALYYTSRTATAAELHAHGSVWRVVPRGELRAAALRLAREIAAKDGRLLRLAKAAINGIDPVDVRRSYRFEQGFTFEAGLSGVADRVRAGFGKEGT, encoded by the coding sequence ATGGGTGTCTCCACCTCGTGCGTGGAAAAGGGCATAGCCGTCGTCACGGTCGACTTCCCGCCGGTGAACGCCCTGCCGGTGGCCGGCTGGTTCGCCCTGGCCGACGCGGTGCGCGCGGCCGGGCGCGACCCGGAGGTGCGGTGCGTGGTGCTGAGGGCCGAGGGGCGCGGGTTCAACGCGGGCGTGGACATCAAGGAGATACAGAACGACCCGAACGGCGCGCTGATCGGCGCCAACCACGCCTGCGCGGAGGCCTTCGCCGCCGTGTACGACTGCGCGGTGCCGGTCGTGGCGGCGGTGCACGGCTTCTGCCTGGGCGGCGGTATCGGGCTGGTGGGCAACGCGGACGTGATCGTGGCGAGCGAGGACGCCGTCTTCGGGCTGCCCGAGCTGGACCGGGGTGCGCTGGGCGCGGCCACCCACCTGGCCCGGCTGGTGCCGCAGCACCTGATGCGCGCCCTGTACTACACCTCGCGCACGGCGACCGCGGCCGAGTTGCACGCGCACGGCTCGGTGTGGCGGGTCGTGCCGCGCGGGGAACTGCGCGCTGCAGCCCTGAGGCTGGCCCGCGAGATCGCCGCCAAGGACGGGCGGCTGCTGCGCCTGGCCAAGGCCGCCATCAACGGCATCGACCCGGTCGACGTGCGCCGCAGCTACCGCTTCGAGCAGGGCTTCACCTTCGAGGCGGGCCTCAGCGGGGTGGCGGACCGGGTGCGCGCCGGCTTCGGGAAGGAGGGCACGTAG
- a CDS encoding SDR family oxidoreductase translates to MELDGRVAVVTGGTRGVGAGIARAFARAGAEVVVCARRPPEVPVPGTEFVPLDVRDADAVRRLCGELPRLDVLVNNAGGSPHRPLTHADADRHARVVELNLVAPLTVSLAAYEHLRRARGSIVMIGSVSGGRPSPGTAAYGAAKAGLESLARSMAVEWAPDIRVNTLVVGMVRTELSHLHYGDRDGVAAVARTVPLGRLAEPSDVGRAAVFLASDAAAYISGASLLVHGGGERPAFLGVSTAHKET, encoded by the coding sequence ATGGAGCTGGACGGGAGGGTCGCCGTCGTCACGGGCGGGACCCGGGGCGTCGGGGCCGGCATCGCGCGTGCCTTCGCACGGGCGGGAGCCGAGGTCGTGGTCTGTGCCCGCCGCCCACCGGAAGTCCCGGTGCCCGGAACCGAGTTCGTGCCGCTGGACGTCCGGGACGCCGACGCCGTCCGGCGGCTGTGCGGCGAGCTGCCCCGGCTGGACGTCCTCGTCAACAACGCGGGCGGCAGCCCCCACCGCCCGCTCACCCACGCCGACGCCGACCGGCACGCGCGCGTGGTGGAGCTCAACCTCGTGGCACCGCTGACCGTGTCCCTCGCCGCGTACGAGCACCTACGGCGGGCCAGGGGCTCGATCGTCATGATCGGCAGCGTCAGCGGAGGCCGCCCGTCCCCGGGCACCGCCGCCTACGGCGCCGCCAAGGCGGGCCTGGAGAGCCTCGCCCGCTCGATGGCCGTGGAGTGGGCGCCCGACATCCGGGTCAACACCCTCGTCGTCGGCATGGTCCGCACCGAACTGTCCCACCTCCACTACGGCGACCGGGACGGCGTAGCCGCCGTCGCCCGCACCGTCCCGCTCGGCCGTCTCGCCGAGCCGTCCGACGTCGGCCGGGCCGCAGTCTTCCTCGCCTCGGACGCCGCCGCCTACATCAGCGGGGCGAGTCTGCTCGTCCACGGGGGCGGGGAGCGCCCCGCGTTCCTGGGCGTCTCGACCGCGCACAAGGAGACCTGA
- a CDS encoding SDR family oxidoreductase: protein MSGICDGRVVVVTGAGRGLGRAHALAFAAEGARLVVNDLGVGLDGTPGADGMPGPGSPATRVAEEIRAAGGEAVPHGGDIATTEGAASLVRTALETYGRLDTLVNNAGFLRDRMLVNLDEDDFDAVVRVHLKGHFLPLRHAAAHWRSEAKAGRPPEARIVNTSSGAGLLGSVGQGNYSAAKAGIVALTLVAAAELRRYGVQVNAIAPAARTRMTERTFAETMAAPDSGFDAMAPENVSPLVVWLGSAASAGVTGRVFEAEGGRITVMEGWRPGPSADKGERWVPAEAGEAARKLLAEADEPGPVYGA from the coding sequence ATGAGCGGAATCTGTGACGGGCGGGTCGTCGTCGTCACCGGCGCGGGCCGGGGGCTCGGCCGCGCCCACGCCCTCGCCTTCGCCGCCGAGGGCGCGCGGCTCGTCGTCAACGACCTCGGCGTCGGCCTCGACGGCACACCCGGAGCCGACGGGATGCCCGGGCCCGGCAGCCCGGCCACCCGTGTCGCCGAGGAGATCCGCGCGGCGGGCGGCGAGGCGGTGCCGCACGGCGGCGACATCGCCACGACCGAGGGCGCGGCCTCTCTCGTCCGGACGGCCCTGGAGACGTACGGCCGGCTCGACACGCTCGTCAACAACGCGGGCTTCCTGCGCGACCGGATGCTGGTCAACCTCGACGAGGACGACTTCGACGCCGTCGTACGCGTCCACCTCAAGGGCCACTTCCTGCCCCTGCGGCACGCCGCCGCGCACTGGCGGTCCGAGGCCAAGGCGGGCCGCCCGCCGGAGGCCCGGATCGTCAACACCAGCAGCGGAGCCGGGCTGCTCGGCTCGGTCGGACAAGGCAACTACAGCGCCGCCAAGGCCGGGATCGTCGCCCTGACGCTGGTCGCGGCGGCCGAACTGCGCCGCTACGGCGTCCAGGTCAACGCGATCGCCCCCGCCGCCCGGACCCGTATGACGGAGCGGACCTTCGCCGAAACCATGGCGGCGCCCGACTCGGGCTTCGACGCGATGGCCCCGGAGAACGTCTCCCCCCTGGTCGTCTGGCTCGGCTCGGCCGCGAGCGCGGGGGTCACGGGCCGGGTCTTCGAGGCGGAGGGCGGCCGGATCACGGTGATGGAGGGCTGGCGCCCGGGTCCGAGCGCGGACAAGGGGGAACGGTGGGTTCCGGCAGAGGCGGGGGAGGCGGCGCGGAAACTGCTGGCGGAGGCGGACGAGCCGGGGCCGGTGTACGGAGCTTGA
- a CDS encoding chorismate mutase — MTTSNTGTGDVDPAVVTELARLRDSIDNIDAAVVHMLAERFKCTQQVGHLKARHQLPPADPAREARQIARLRALAENAKLDPAFAEKFLNFIVAEVIRHHERIADETLNGTAPGRD; from the coding sequence ATGACCACCAGCAACACCGGCACCGGTGACGTCGACCCTGCCGTCGTCACGGAACTCGCCCGCCTGCGCGACAGCATCGACAACATCGACGCGGCCGTCGTCCACATGCTCGCCGAGCGGTTCAAGTGCACCCAGCAGGTCGGCCACCTCAAGGCCCGGCACCAGTTGCCGCCCGCCGACCCGGCCCGTGAGGCCCGCCAGATCGCCCGGCTGCGCGCGCTCGCCGAGAACGCCAAACTGGACCCGGCCTTCGCGGAGAAGTTCCTGAACTTCATCGTCGCCGAAGTCATTCGCCACCACGAACGCATCGCGGACGAGACGCTCAACGGCACAGCGCCCGGCCGCGACTGA
- a CDS encoding response regulator: protein MPSDTRILIVDDHEDTLYALESALAPLGYLLGRATSGDEALKQVLRGQVGLLLLDVRMPGVSGLEVVRYMRRVEQTQHIPVILLTGFGPDQELTTAAFGLGVADLVMKPVDPWALRTKVRYLFDAHQHHLALEQEVRRLRAQVREHTETAAHPQRPALPHPDVHVPPQRPTGAHAGELEKDRA, encoded by the coding sequence ATGCCGTCGGATACCAGGATCCTCATCGTCGACGATCACGAGGACACGCTGTACGCGCTGGAGAGCGCCCTGGCCCCGCTGGGCTATCTGCTCGGCCGGGCCACCAGCGGAGACGAGGCGCTCAAGCAGGTGCTGCGCGGCCAGGTAGGCCTGCTCCTGCTCGACGTGCGCATGCCCGGCGTGAGCGGACTGGAGGTCGTGCGCTACATGCGGCGCGTGGAACAGACCCAGCACATCCCGGTGATCCTGCTCACCGGCTTCGGCCCCGACCAGGAACTGACCACCGCCGCCTTCGGCCTCGGCGTCGCCGACCTCGTCATGAAACCCGTGGACCCCTGGGCCCTGCGCACCAAGGTCCGCTACCTCTTCGACGCCCACCAGCACCACCTCGCCCTGGAGCAGGAGGTGCGCCGGCTGCGCGCTCAGGTCCGGGAGCACACCGAGACCGCCGCACACCCACAGCGGCCCGCCCTGCCCCACCCCGACGTGCATGTGCCGCCCCAGCGGCCCACGGGGGCGCACGCCGGGGAGCTCGAAAAAGACCGCGCATAG
- the pepN gene encoding aminopeptidase N, producing the protein MSVLTRDEAQTRAGLLDVHRYTIELDLTTGDETFDSRTLIRFSARAHGDTFVEVKPAELRSVTLDGQPLDPEALDGNRLPLKNLTAGEHELRVHAHMRYSRTGEGMHRFTDPTDGETYVYTQLFMEDVQRVFAAFDQPDLKAVFELSVQAPEGWTVLANGVTEHTGDGLWKAAATPLISTYLVAVAAGPWHSVRAEHRGLPFGLHCRRSLAPYLDTDADELLDVTRACFDRYHEKFDEPYPFDSYDQAFVPEFNAGAMENPGLVTFRDEFVYRSAVTDTERQTRAMVVAHEMAHMWFGDLVTLKWWDDIWLNESFAEYMGYQTLTEATRFTDTWTDFGVNRKAWGYDADQRPSTHPVAPEAVDDTAAALLNFDGISYAKGASALRQLVAWLGEKDFLAGINTHFARHKFGNATLADFIDSLAGATERDVHAWADAWLRTTGVDTLTPSIAPGENGTCALTVDRTGSRPHRIAAGLYDRDLGDDGGQLVLRERLHLDLPQTGARPIGKRPALLLLNDGDLSYAKVRFDPESFETIRKDLSGLPEPLTRAVVWNALRDAVRDGELAPAAYLETARAHLPLETDLAIAQGVLAFASTYITDRYVTPEERPAALATLSELCRDLIRRTEDGDNPGLRLIAVRHRIDVAAHPDTIAAWLADGTVPGGPELDPELRWRVLGRLAVLGATDEAAIAAELERDPSATGLEGAARCRAALPDPEAKARAWESMFGSDDLSNYLFTATAQGFWQPEQADLVGAYVPRYYTDAVDLADRRGPAIAEAAGRWAFPADAVDPENLRLGQECLRDAAPIPALRRKLVDQLDDLARALRVRRDQEV; encoded by the coding sequence ATGTCCGTACTGACGCGCGACGAAGCGCAGACCCGAGCAGGGCTCCTCGACGTCCACCGCTACACGATCGAACTCGACCTGACCACCGGGGACGAGACCTTCGACTCCCGCACCCTGATCAGGTTCAGCGCCCGCGCGCACGGGGACACCTTCGTCGAGGTCAAGCCCGCCGAGCTGCGCTCCGTCACCCTCGACGGACAACCTCTGGACCCGGAAGCCCTCGACGGCAACCGGCTGCCCCTGAAGAACCTCACCGCCGGCGAACACGAACTGCGCGTGCACGCGCACATGCGCTACTCCCGCACCGGCGAGGGCATGCACCGCTTCACCGACCCCACCGACGGCGAGACCTACGTCTACACCCAGCTGTTCATGGAGGACGTCCAGCGCGTCTTCGCCGCCTTCGACCAGCCCGACCTCAAGGCCGTCTTCGAGCTGTCGGTGCAGGCCCCGGAAGGCTGGACCGTCCTCGCCAACGGCGTCACCGAGCACACCGGCGACGGCCTCTGGAAGGCCGCCGCCACCCCGCTGATCTCCACCTACCTCGTCGCCGTCGCCGCCGGCCCCTGGCACTCCGTGCGCGCCGAGCACCGCGGCCTGCCCTTCGGCCTGCACTGCCGCCGCTCCCTCGCCCCCTACCTGGACACGGACGCCGACGAGCTCCTCGACGTCACGCGCGCGTGCTTCGACCGGTACCACGAGAAGTTCGACGAGCCCTACCCCTTCGACTCCTACGACCAGGCCTTCGTCCCCGAGTTCAACGCGGGCGCCATGGAGAACCCCGGTCTGGTCACCTTCCGCGACGAGTTCGTCTACCGCTCCGCCGTCACCGACACCGAGCGGCAGACCCGCGCCATGGTCGTCGCCCACGAGATGGCCCACATGTGGTTCGGCGACCTCGTCACCCTCAAGTGGTGGGACGACATCTGGCTGAACGAGTCCTTCGCCGAGTACATGGGCTACCAGACCCTCACCGAGGCAACCCGCTTCACCGACACCTGGACCGACTTCGGCGTCAACCGCAAGGCCTGGGGCTACGACGCGGACCAGCGCCCCTCCACCCACCCCGTCGCCCCCGAGGCCGTCGACGACACCGCCGCCGCGCTGCTCAACTTCGACGGCATCTCCTACGCCAAGGGCGCCTCGGCGCTGCGGCAGCTGGTCGCCTGGCTCGGCGAGAAGGACTTCCTGGCCGGCATCAACACCCACTTCGCCCGCCACAAGTTCGGCAACGCCACCCTCGCCGACTTCATCGACTCCCTCGCCGGCGCCACCGAACGCGACGTCCACGCCTGGGCCGACGCCTGGCTGCGCACCACCGGCGTCGACACCCTCACCCCGAGCATCGCCCCCGGGGAGAACGGCACCTGCGCCCTCACCGTCGACCGCACGGGCAGCCGCCCGCACCGCATCGCCGCCGGCCTGTACGACCGGGACCTCGGCGACGACGGCGGGCAGCTCGTCCTGCGCGAACGCCTCCACCTGGACCTGCCGCAGACCGGCGCCCGTCCCATCGGCAAGCGCCCCGCGCTGCTCCTCCTCAACGACGGCGACCTCAGCTACGCCAAGGTCCGCTTCGACCCCGAGTCCTTCGAGACCATCCGCAAGGACCTGTCCGGCCTGCCCGAACCGCTCACCCGCGCGGTCGTGTGGAACGCCCTGCGCGACGCCGTCCGCGACGGCGAACTGGCGCCCGCCGCCTACCTGGAGACCGCCCGGGCCCATCTCCCGCTGGAGACCGACCTCGCGATCGCCCAGGGCGTGCTCGCCTTCGCGTCCACGTACATCACCGACCGCTACGTCACGCCCGAGGAGCGGCCCGCCGCGCTCGCCACGCTCTCCGAGCTGTGCCGCGACCTCATCCGCCGCACCGAGGACGGCGACAACCCCGGCCTGCGCCTGATCGCCGTACGGCACCGCATCGACGTCGCCGCCCACCCGGACACCATCGCCGCCTGGCTCGCCGACGGCACCGTGCCCGGCGGCCCGGAGCTCGACCCCGAGCTGCGCTGGCGCGTCCTGGGCCGGCTCGCCGTCCTCGGCGCCACCGACGAGGCCGCCATCGCCGCCGAACTGGAACGCGACCCGAGCGCCACCGGCCTGGAGGGCGCCGCCCGCTGCCGGGCCGCCCTGCCCGACCCGGAGGCCAAGGCCCGCGCCTGGGAGTCGATGTTCGGCTCCGACGACCTGTCCAACTACCTGTTCACCGCCACCGCCCAGGGCTTCTGGCAGCCCGAACAGGCCGACCTGGTAGGCGCGTACGTGCCGCGCTACTACACGGACGCGGTCGACCTCGCCGACCGACGCGGGCCGGCCATCGCCGAAGCCGCCGGCCGCTGGGCCTTCCCCGCCGACGCCGTCGACCCCGAGAACCTCCGCCTCGGCCAGGAGTGCCTGCGGGACGCCGCACCGATCCCGGCGCTGCGCCGCAAACTCGTCGACCAACTCGACGACCTGGCAAGGGCGCTGCGGGTCCGCCGAGACCAGGAGGTCTAG
- a CDS encoding pyridoxal phosphate-dependent decarboxylase family protein, which translates to MSTPPLASGPEGPRALRPLLDTVLEALDEGARARGGPLPAGGPDVVAARMREALGEALPDEGDPHALRTLVRAFAEGAADPAHPRCAAHLHCPPLALATAADLAASALNPSLDSWDQAPAASELETLVAGALAAEIHGPGGDPGTAPDSLITTGGTESNQLALLLAREAHGGSVRLVVGANAHHSLPRAAWLLGLPDPVVVPAPAGTLHPAALDEALSHLAGPLLVAATAGTTDAGLIDPLPEIAARCAAHGARLHIDAAYGGGLLFSDRHRARLTGLDAADTVTLDLHKLGWQPVAAGLLAVKDRRDLTALRHRADYLNAADDTEAGLPDLLGRSLRTTRRPDVLKLAVTLRTLGRSGLGALVDQVCARAREFAALVDEHPAFELHARPALSTVLFRPAGATDDTVAAVRRALLTDGRAVLGRARLDGRLWLKVTLLNPVTGPADLAALLHLVAARRATLVEGHTPR; encoded by the coding sequence ATGAGCACGCCGCCCCTCGCCTCAGGACCCGAAGGCCCCCGCGCCCTGCGGCCGTTGCTCGACACCGTGCTCGAAGCACTGGACGAGGGCGCCCGGGCGCGCGGCGGGCCCCTGCCCGCGGGCGGGCCGGACGTCGTCGCGGCGCGGATGCGGGAGGCGCTCGGCGAGGCCCTGCCCGACGAGGGCGACCCGCACGCCCTGCGCACCCTGGTCCGCGCCTTCGCCGAGGGCGCCGCCGACCCGGCACACCCCCGGTGCGCCGCCCACCTCCACTGCCCGCCCCTCGCCCTCGCCACAGCCGCCGACCTCGCGGCCTCGGCCCTCAACCCGTCCCTGGACTCCTGGGACCAGGCCCCGGCGGCATCGGAACTGGAGACACTGGTCGCGGGGGCGCTGGCCGCCGAGATCCACGGGCCCGGGGGAGACCCGGGCACGGCCCCCGACTCCCTGATCACCACCGGCGGCACCGAGTCCAACCAGCTCGCCCTCCTCCTCGCCCGGGAGGCGCACGGCGGTTCGGTGCGGCTCGTGGTCGGGGCCAACGCCCACCACTCGCTGCCGCGCGCCGCCTGGCTGCTCGGACTGCCCGACCCCGTGGTGGTACCCGCCCCGGCCGGCACCCTCCACCCCGCCGCGCTCGACGAGGCCCTCTCCCACCTGGCCGGCCCGCTGCTCGTCGCCGCCACCGCCGGCACCACCGACGCCGGACTCATCGACCCCCTGCCCGAGATCGCCGCCCGCTGCGCGGCCCACGGCGCCCGGCTGCACATCGACGCCGCCTACGGCGGAGGGCTCCTCTTCAGCGACCGCCACCGCGCCCGGCTCACCGGGCTCGACGCGGCCGACACCGTCACCCTCGACCTGCACAAACTCGGCTGGCAGCCGGTCGCCGCGGGCCTCCTCGCCGTCAAGGACCGCCGCGACCTCACCGCCCTGCGGCACCGCGCCGACTACCTCAACGCCGCCGACGACACCGAGGCCGGCCTGCCGGACCTGCTCGGCCGGTCCCTGCGCACCACCCGCCGCCCCGACGTCCTCAAGCTCGCCGTCACCCTCAGGACCCTCGGCCGCAGCGGCCTCGGCGCGCTCGTCGACCAGGTCTGCGCCCGGGCCCGGGAGTTCGCCGCCCTCGTCGACGAGCACCCCGCCTTCGAACTCCACGCCCGCCCTGCCCTCAGCACGGTCCTGTTCCGGCCCGCGGGCGCCACCGACGACACCGTGGCCGCCGTGCGCCGCGCGCTCCTCACCGACGGCCGTGCCGTCCTCGGCCGGGCCCGCCTCGACGGCCGGCTCTGGCTGAAGGTCACCCTCCTCAATCCCGTCACCGGGCCCGCCGACCTGGCCGCGCTGCTGCACCTCGTGGCGGCGCGGCGAGCGACACTCGTGGAAGGACACACCCCCCGATGA